One genomic region from Terriglobus aquaticus encodes:
- a CDS encoding Gfo/Idh/MocA family oxidoreductase, whose protein sequence is MGIRTGVIGFGLAGRVFHAPFVHAARGLDLSAIVQRTGDDAARAFPNATIFRSADDLVASDVELVVVGTPNSTHVPLARAALNAGKHVVIDKPFTPTTAEAEELEALAQSRGLLLAPFHNRRFDGDFLTVKKLLNDGSVGRPVTLVSRFDRFRPTPRANTWKEAEGAENGLLMDLGPHLVDQALVLFGRPESITADVRTDRDGTIIEDAFDITLHFQHEGRGVRVDLGSSMIAADPQSRFLLNGTSGSFRKFGVDPQEPAILAGAAVPPQGPAEDEWYTEDRAAWGTLTTPKQAGNPADLQRETIPTERGDYRRFYEGVAQAISSGATPPTTPRDAIRVARLLEMARESSRTGRTLAVPTETW, encoded by the coding sequence ATGGGAATTCGCACAGGTGTGATCGGTTTTGGTCTTGCAGGACGCGTCTTTCACGCTCCCTTCGTTCATGCCGCGCGCGGATTGGACCTCTCCGCCATCGTGCAGCGGACCGGAGACGACGCGGCCCGCGCGTTCCCGAATGCCACGATTTTCCGATCGGCAGACGACCTGGTTGCGAGTGATGTGGAACTGGTGGTGGTGGGCACACCCAACAGCACTCACGTTCCGCTGGCGCGCGCTGCTCTGAATGCGGGCAAACACGTGGTCATCGACAAGCCGTTCACGCCGACCACCGCCGAGGCAGAGGAGTTGGAAGCGTTGGCGCAATCACGCGGTCTGCTGCTTGCGCCGTTCCACAACCGGCGCTTCGACGGCGACTTTCTGACAGTCAAGAAGCTTTTGAATGATGGCTCTGTGGGCCGCCCGGTCACGCTGGTGTCGCGCTTTGACCGCTTCCGCCCAACGCCGCGCGCCAACACGTGGAAGGAAGCCGAAGGTGCGGAAAACGGTCTTCTGATGGATTTGGGACCTCACCTTGTCGACCAGGCCCTGGTCCTGTTCGGCAGGCCTGAGAGCATCACCGCGGACGTTCGGACGGACCGCGACGGCACCATCATCGAGGACGCGTTCGACATCACCTTGCACTTCCAGCACGAAGGTCGCGGCGTTCGAGTGGATCTTGGCAGTTCGATGATCGCTGCCGATCCACAGTCGCGGTTCCTGCTGAACGGGACGTCCGGCAGCTTTCGCAAGTTCGGCGTGGACCCGCAGGAGCCTGCGATCCTGGCCGGCGCTGCCGTTCCGCCGCAAGGCCCGGCCGAAGACGAGTGGTACACGGAAGACCGTGCCGCTTGGGGAACTCTGACCACGCCCAAGCAAGCCGGTAACCCCGCGGATCTGCAACGGGAGACAATCCCAACCGAGCGCGGAGACTATCGCAGGTTTTATGAGGGCGTCGCGCAGGCGATCTCGTCTGGAGCTACGCCACCCACCACGCCGAGGGATGCCATAAGGGTGGCCCGCCTGCTGGAGATGGCCCGGGAATCGAGCCGCACCGGCCGCACTCTCGCCGTGCCGACCGAGACCTGGTAG
- the argJ gene encoding bifunctional glutamate N-acetyltransferase/amino-acid acetyltransferase ArgJ — translation MATFEQALPAGFRWSAVQAGIKASGRSDLALAVTEEPAAAAAMFTSNQVKAAPLQVDAEHLRASGGYVRAVLVNAGNANCATGEQGLAAARESCAALGRTVGIAPHQVFPSSTGIIGVPLPVEKLIATLPAAVAGLSSGAEAAEAFATAIMTTDTRMKVAQAEVAIGGKPVRIFGCCKGAGMIGPQLVPHATMLVYLFTDLAAQPAELKAMLAPSVEASFNSISVDGDTSTNDTVLLLASGASGAAYGSASQEEQQAFRDALGTVCGKLAHAIIDDGEGVTHVVTLQIKGATDDAAAKRIAKSIAHSPLCKTAWSSADPNWGRIVAAAGYAGVQFDPADVSVHIGGLPVFERGTRSAAMDEAAVHQKMLQREFEIAVSLGSGPGKCQFLTCDLTVEYVHINADYST, via the coding sequence GTGGCAACATTCGAGCAAGCACTTCCCGCGGGCTTTCGCTGGTCCGCGGTTCAGGCCGGCATCAAGGCAAGCGGACGCAGCGACCTGGCCCTTGCGGTGACCGAAGAGCCCGCCGCAGCGGCGGCCATGTTCACCAGCAACCAGGTAAAAGCGGCGCCCTTGCAGGTGGATGCAGAACACCTGCGCGCCAGCGGTGGCTACGTTCGCGCGGTGCTGGTCAACGCTGGCAATGCGAACTGTGCCACCGGAGAGCAAGGGCTCGCGGCGGCCCGTGAGAGCTGCGCTGCTCTGGGTAGGACCGTCGGCATCGCTCCGCACCAGGTCTTTCCTTCGTCGACCGGGATCATCGGCGTGCCTCTGCCGGTAGAGAAGCTGATTGCCACCCTGCCTGCGGCAGTGGCTGGTCTGAGCAGTGGAGCTGAGGCGGCCGAGGCATTCGCGACCGCGATCATGACGACCGACACGCGCATGAAGGTGGCGCAGGCGGAGGTCGCGATCGGGGGCAAGCCGGTACGCATCTTTGGATGTTGCAAAGGCGCGGGCATGATCGGTCCACAACTGGTGCCGCATGCGACCATGCTGGTCTACCTGTTCACGGATCTGGCGGCCCAGCCTGCCGAGTTGAAGGCGATGCTTGCACCGTCGGTCGAGGCAAGCTTCAACAGCATCTCTGTGGACGGCGATACCAGCACCAACGACACCGTGCTGCTGTTGGCGAGCGGCGCGAGTGGCGCTGCCTACGGCAGCGCATCGCAGGAGGAGCAGCAGGCATTCCGGGATGCCCTGGGCACGGTGTGCGGTAAGTTGGCGCACGCCATCATCGATGACGGCGAGGGCGTGACCCATGTGGTCACATTGCAGATCAAGGGCGCGACAGATGATGCTGCCGCAAAGCGAATCGCAAAGTCGATCGCTCACTCTCCGCTGTGCAAGACGGCTTGGTCGAGCGCGGACCCGAACTGGGGCCGCATCGTAGCCGCCGCGGGGTATGCCGGTGTGCAGTTCGATCCGGCAGACGTCTCCGTACACATTGGCGGCCTGCCCGTCTTCGAGCGCGGCACCCGGTCCGCCGCGATGGATGAGGCGGCCGTGCACCAAAAGATGTTGCAGCGTGAGTTTGAAATCGCAGTGAGCCTTGGTTCAGGCCCGGGCAAGTGCCAGTTCCTTACCTGCGACCTGACGGTTGAGTATGTCCACATCAACGCGGACTACTCCACCTAG
- the aceE gene encoding pyruvate dehydrogenase (acetyl-transferring), homodimeric type has product MATQLAQPAANLDLQQEIQEWIEAFDEMIVAEGPQQGAELMTALRQRAREAGVQAENELATPYRNTIPKHDEVPYPGDRDLERRVEALIRWNAMAMVHGQNKKDAGIGGHISTYSSLATLLEVGFNHFFRAKYTTPEGDQPGDMIYFQGHASPGIYGRAFLEGRLTIDHLINFRHELRDKPGLSSYPHPWLMPEFWRFPTVSMGIGPLNAIYQARFMRYLENRKLIPATDRKVWAFVGDGETDEVDTLGAISLATRENLDNLIFVVNCNLQRLDGPVRGNKRIIDELEGHFRGCGWNVIKVIWGSDWDALFERDHTGLLLKRMEECVDGDFQAYKAKGGAYLRQHFFGKYPELLELVKDYTDEQLGKLHRGGHDPLKIYNAYKRATEHKGGPTVILAKTVKGYGFGSTEARNAAHNEKKLSDEGVTQFVQRFNIPVPEEEAKNGKPWKPEESAPELQYLQARRAELGGYLPARVEKPFEFKAPELDFFKEWLGGSKGRAVSTTMVFVAILRTLLKDPKIGKLLVPIVPDEGRTFGLESAIKQVGIYASEGQKYTPHDSDMLLSYREEKDGQILEEGITEAGSMASFTAAGCAYVNYNVPTVPFYMYYSMFGFQRIGDMVWAFADARGKGFLMGGTAGRTTMLGEGLQHQDGHSHVIASTVPTCLSYDPAFAFEMSVIIQDGLRRMYAENEQVFYYITMYNEDYAQPEMPQGDKVREGIVRGLYKFKAAAKGNATVQLFGSGPILNEVLKAQQILSEKYNVEADVWSVTSYVELRRDALATERWNRLHPAEPEKKPYLLEALGDANGPVIAASDYMKVMPDGLSPWLGQRLVTLGTDGFGRSDNREYLRRHFEVDANAIVAATLSKLVREGSVKAKAAQKAFAELGIDTESGDPSRK; this is encoded by the coding sequence ATGGCGACGCAACTGGCACAGCCCGCAGCCAACCTTGACCTGCAGCAGGAGATCCAGGAGTGGATCGAAGCGTTCGACGAAATGATCGTCGCCGAGGGTCCGCAACAGGGCGCCGAGCTGATGACGGCTCTTCGCCAGCGCGCTCGCGAAGCCGGTGTCCAGGCTGAGAACGAGCTGGCGACCCCATACCGGAACACCATCCCCAAGCACGACGAAGTGCCCTACCCCGGCGACCGCGACCTGGAGCGCCGCGTGGAAGCGCTGATCCGCTGGAACGCGATGGCCATGGTGCACGGCCAGAACAAGAAGGATGCCGGCATCGGCGGCCACATCTCGACCTACTCGTCGTTGGCCACGCTGCTGGAGGTGGGCTTCAACCACTTCTTCCGCGCCAAGTACACCACGCCCGAGGGCGACCAGCCCGGCGACATGATCTATTTCCAGGGCCACGCCTCGCCTGGCATCTATGGCCGCGCGTTCTTGGAAGGCCGGCTCACGATCGATCACCTGATCAACTTCCGCCACGAACTGCGCGACAAGCCGGGCCTGTCCAGCTACCCGCACCCGTGGCTGATGCCGGAGTTCTGGCGCTTCCCCACCGTCAGCATGGGCATCGGTCCGCTGAACGCGATCTACCAGGCGCGGTTCATGCGCTACCTGGAGAACCGCAAGCTGATCCCGGCGACTGACCGCAAGGTTTGGGCGTTTGTGGGCGATGGCGAAACGGATGAAGTCGACACCCTTGGCGCGATCAGCCTGGCGACGCGCGAGAACCTGGACAACCTGATCTTCGTCGTGAACTGCAACCTGCAGCGGCTGGACGGCCCGGTGCGCGGCAACAAGCGCATTATCGACGAGCTGGAAGGCCACTTCCGCGGTTGTGGCTGGAACGTGATCAAGGTGATCTGGGGCTCGGATTGGGACGCGCTGTTTGAGCGCGACCACACGGGTCTGCTGCTGAAGCGCATGGAAGAGTGCGTCGACGGCGACTTCCAGGCGTACAAGGCCAAGGGCGGCGCTTACCTGCGCCAGCACTTCTTCGGTAAGTACCCCGAACTGCTGGAACTGGTGAAGGACTACACCGACGAGCAGCTCGGCAAGCTGCACCGCGGTGGGCACGACCCGCTGAAGATCTACAACGCCTACAAGCGCGCCACCGAACACAAGGGTGGACCGACGGTGATCCTGGCGAAGACCGTCAAGGGGTACGGCTTTGGCTCCACCGAGGCCCGCAACGCCGCGCACAACGAGAAGAAGCTGAGCGACGAGGGCGTGACCCAGTTCGTGCAGCGCTTTAACATTCCCGTGCCGGAAGAAGAAGCAAAGAACGGCAAGCCGTGGAAGCCGGAAGAGTCCGCGCCGGAGCTGCAGTACCTGCAGGCGCGCCGCGCAGAGTTGGGCGGCTACCTGCCAGCCCGCGTCGAGAAGCCGTTTGAGTTCAAGGCACCGGAGTTGGACTTTTTCAAGGAATGGCTCGGCGGATCGAAGGGCCGCGCCGTCTCGACGACGATGGTTTTCGTCGCCATCCTCCGCACGTTGCTGAAGGACCCCAAGATCGGCAAGCTGCTGGTGCCAATCGTCCCAGATGAAGGCCGTACCTTCGGCCTGGAATCGGCAATCAAGCAGGTCGGCATCTACGCTTCGGAAGGTCAGAAATACACGCCGCACGATAGCGATATGCTGCTGAGTTACCGCGAGGAGAAGGACGGCCAGATCCTGGAGGAGGGCATCACGGAAGCCGGCTCTATGGCAAGCTTCACCGCCGCGGGTTGCGCGTACGTGAACTACAACGTGCCAACCGTGCCGTTCTACATGTACTACTCCATGTTTGGATTCCAGCGCATTGGCGACATGGTGTGGGCGTTTGCGGACGCGCGCGGCAAGGGCTTCCTGATGGGCGGCACCGCCGGCCGCACGACCATGCTGGGTGAAGGCCTGCAGCACCAGGACGGCCACTCGCACGTGATCGCTTCGACCGTTCCAACCTGCCTCAGCTATGACCCGGCGTTCGCCTTTGAGATGTCGGTCATCATCCAGGACGGTCTGCGTCGTATGTACGCCGAGAACGAGCAGGTCTTCTACTACATCACGATGTACAACGAAGACTACGCGCAGCCGGAGATGCCGCAGGGTGACAAGGTGCGCGAAGGGATCGTGCGCGGCCTGTACAAGTTCAAGGCTGCGGCCAAGGGTAACGCAACCGTGCAGCTCTTCGGCTCGGGTCCGATCCTGAATGAGGTGCTGAAGGCGCAGCAGATTCTGAGCGAGAAGTACAACGTGGAGGCGGACGTGTGGTCCGTGACCAGCTACGTTGAGCTTCGCCGCGATGCTCTGGCGACGGAGCGCTGGAACCGCCTGCATCCCGCGGAACCGGAGAAGAAGCCGTATCTGCTTGAGGCGCTGGGCGACGCGAACGGACCCGTGATCGCGGCCAGCGATTACATGAAGGTGATGCCGGACGGCTTGTCGCCGTGGCTGGGCCAGCGCCTGGTCACGCTGGGCACGGATGGCTTTGGCCGCTCGGATAACCGCGAGTACCTGCGCCGCCACTTTGAGGTGGACGCAAATGCGATCGTTGCGGCAACGCTGTCCAAGCTGGTGCGCGAAGGCAGCGTGAAGGCCAAGGCAGCGCAGAAGGCGTTTGCGGAACTCGGCATCGACACGGAAAGCGGCGACCCGTCGCGTAAGTAA
- a CDS encoding thiamine pyrophosphate-dependent enzyme, with the protein MGKPLISDAQMLAMHATMLQLRQAAPRRSAAAAPGAWPIALLAATLLQLRSDDLLVTAGDLPLAETALRSGQQSSFHPDLLPFSLACAPDAAAAVAAGYALAQSHTTRPGDHAPLTMAMLGPGTPRADALQLAGQHLLPLLLVVRDEPGKPRPPITAPPHVEVVPVDAEDAVAVCRVMQESTLRARNRWGSVVLRAVTLPDSADPIAALEAHLERRGILPALSKAETR; encoded by the coding sequence TTGGGCAAACCCTTGATCAGCGACGCGCAGATGCTTGCGATGCACGCGACCATGCTGCAATTGCGTCAGGCTGCTCCGAGACGAAGCGCGGCGGCGGCACCGGGCGCGTGGCCCATTGCGCTTCTCGCGGCAACGCTGCTGCAGCTTCGCAGCGATGACCTGCTGGTGACCGCGGGCGATCTGCCCCTGGCCGAGACTGCCCTGCGCAGCGGACAGCAATCGTCCTTTCACCCGGACCTGCTTCCCTTCTCGCTCGCCTGCGCGCCAGATGCTGCTGCCGCGGTTGCGGCCGGCTACGCGCTGGCACAGAGCCATACGACGCGTCCCGGCGACCATGCTCCGCTGACGATGGCGATGCTCGGCCCCGGAACTCCTCGTGCCGATGCGCTTCAACTGGCTGGCCAACACTTGCTTCCGTTGCTGCTCGTGGTGCGTGACGAACCTGGCAAGCCACGGCCTCCCATCACCGCTCCTCCTCATGTCGAGGTCGTTCCGGTGGACGCGGAAGACGCCGTGGCAGTCTGCCGGGTGATGCAGGAATCGACGCTGCGGGCACGGAACCGCTGGGGATCGGTGGTGTTGCGGGCAGTGACGCTGCCGGACAGTGCGGACCCGATTGCCGCGCTGGAGGCGCACTTGGAACGTCGAGGCATCCTACCTGCGCTGTCGAAAGCCGAAACCCGGTAG
- a CDS encoding capsule assembly Wzi family protein produces the protein MASAQTGSPASVPAPAAQTQAAPASSQVPAPANASQPTPAIAPPQQLPDGPLPARPAYLPPKTKTHSKPRAEAPGEPSNPTPPPVVAQRPSLRYPVVARNAYDGTPQVTYDRLGSAYIPVDSWMYPALLRLYSMGFLDTAFLSMRPYTRRSVLHMLLQTEGDVRNSGNEEALRLLNTLEDGLQGEPDNGATQPRGLVYGLEQVYTGVRQVGGPVLRDSFHVGQTFVNDYGRPYATGFNTYDGFATLAEKGPFSIYVRAEYQHAPHFTGYTFAQASALSSVDEIDYNGTNRPNSTIPEGVQPSQNNFRVLEATASAHVYGHEISLGKSDAWLGPGLGGAMAWSNNAENMYSFRINRVEPLWIPGVSRIFGNFRYDFFIGSLKGHTYPNAPWAHSEIISVTPFRDFQFSGQRTIIFGGEGVQPVTLGTFFKGFFSTTDTTSAQKYSRDNPGARFSSVTASWRLPFLRRVATLYADSETHDDVFPLASPRRAAWRPGIYLSQLPFAPKLDLRVEATYTDFVTTRSIGGIGQYWEIVQRQGYTNKGFLLGDWIGREGKGGNASLTYHFSGNEWLSLSYARKKNAKDFIPLGTTQNDYRVDLLKRVRPNVELGLWYQRETWTAPFIRSGQQANSTGSLQVKWYPRLRSSNDLF, from the coding sequence ATGGCAAGTGCACAGACAGGCAGCCCCGCCTCGGTACCCGCGCCGGCGGCGCAGACGCAGGCCGCCCCCGCGAGCTCGCAGGTTCCAGCACCTGCGAATGCGAGCCAGCCGACTCCCGCGATCGCGCCGCCACAACAGTTGCCCGACGGTCCGCTTCCCGCGCGACCGGCCTACCTGCCGCCTAAGACAAAGACGCATAGCAAACCACGCGCGGAGGCCCCCGGCGAGCCGTCCAATCCGACTCCGCCGCCGGTCGTGGCCCAGCGGCCATCGCTGCGCTACCCCGTGGTGGCACGCAACGCCTACGACGGCACACCGCAAGTGACCTATGACCGTCTCGGGTCGGCGTACATCCCGGTGGACAGTTGGATGTACCCGGCGCTGCTGCGCCTGTACTCCATGGGCTTTCTGGATACGGCCTTCCTGAGCATGAGGCCATACACTCGCCGCAGCGTTCTGCACATGCTGCTGCAAACCGAGGGCGACGTCCGAAACAGCGGCAATGAAGAAGCACTGCGACTGTTGAACACCCTGGAAGATGGGCTGCAGGGCGAACCGGACAACGGCGCCACGCAGCCGCGCGGCCTGGTGTACGGGCTGGAGCAGGTATACACAGGCGTTCGCCAGGTGGGCGGTCCGGTGCTGCGCGACAGCTTCCACGTCGGCCAGACCTTCGTGAACGATTACGGCCGGCCCTACGCAACGGGATTCAACACCTACGACGGCTTTGCGACGCTGGCAGAAAAGGGTCCGTTCTCCATCTATGTGCGGGCGGAGTACCAGCATGCGCCGCACTTCACCGGCTATACGTTCGCGCAGGCAAGCGCCCTGTCCAGCGTCGACGAGATCGACTACAACGGCACGAACCGGCCGAACAGCACCATTCCGGAAGGCGTGCAGCCGTCGCAGAACAACTTCCGCGTGCTGGAAGCAACGGCATCTGCGCACGTGTACGGGCATGAGATTTCGCTGGGCAAGTCGGACGCGTGGCTCGGACCCGGCCTGGGCGGCGCCATGGCGTGGTCGAACAATGCGGAGAACATGTACAGCTTCCGCATCAACCGCGTGGAGCCGCTGTGGATCCCTGGCGTCAGCCGAATTTTCGGGAACTTCCGCTACGACTTTTTTATCGGCAGCCTGAAAGGACACACGTATCCAAACGCGCCCTGGGCGCACTCCGAGATCATCTCCGTAACGCCGTTCCGAGACTTTCAGTTCAGCGGCCAGCGCACTATCATCTTCGGTGGCGAAGGCGTGCAGCCCGTCACCCTGGGCACCTTCTTCAAGGGATTCTTCAGCACGACGGACACCACGTCCGCACAGAAGTATTCGCGGGACAACCCGGGTGCACGGTTCTCCTCTGTGACGGCCTCGTGGCGGCTGCCCTTCCTGCGACGGGTCGCAACGCTGTACGCCGATTCTGAGACGCACGACGACGTGTTCCCGCTGGCATCGCCGAGGCGCGCGGCGTGGCGGCCGGGCATCTATCTATCGCAATTGCCGTTCGCACCCAAGCTGGATCTGCGAGTGGAGGCGACGTATACCGACTTTGTCACGACTCGTTCGATCGGCGGCATCGGGCAATACTGGGAGATCGTGCAGCGGCAGGGGTATACGAACAAGGGCTTCCTGCTGGGCGACTGGATCGGGCGCGAAGGCAAGGGCGGCAACGCCTCGCTCACCTACCACTTCTCCGGCAATGAGTGGCTTTCGCTCAGTTACGCACGCAAGAAGAATGCCAAGGACTTCATCCCGCTGGGCACAACACAGAATGACTATCGCGTCGACCTGCTGAAGCGCGTGCGGCCCAACGTGGAACTGGGCCTCTGGTACCAGCGTGAAACCTGGACCGCGCCGTTCATCCGCTCCGGGCAGCAGGCGAACAGTACCGGGAGCCTGCAGGTGAAGTGGTATCCGCGCCTGCGGTCGAGCAACGACTTATTCTGA
- a CDS encoding UDP-glucuronic acid decarboxylase family protein, translating to MAQVWGRVLVTGAAGFLGSHLCDALLADGCSVIGVDNLATGSLNNLEHLAAESRFTYEQADICRPFDFGEVDFVFNFASPASPADYMRLGPETLRVGSDGTVNALEVAKKYGAGFLHASTSECYGDPLQHPQVESYWGNVNPIGPRSVYDEAKRFSEATIMAYHRYYGVRSGMVRIFNTYGPRLQPNDGRVISNLMMQALRGEPLTIYGDGKQTRSFCYVSDLIRGIVLLAKSGEPLPTNIGNPEEWTILECAETVRKVTGTTSEITFKPMPEDDPKQRRPDITKAQRILGWQPEVPLEEGLRKSLEYFRSKV from the coding sequence GTGGCACAGGTCTGGGGTCGCGTGCTGGTCACCGGCGCGGCAGGTTTCTTGGGGTCTCATCTTTGCGACGCTCTGCTGGCGGACGGGTGTTCCGTAATCGGCGTGGACAACCTGGCGACCGGCTCGCTGAACAACCTGGAGCATCTTGCGGCGGAGTCCCGGTTCACGTACGAACAGGCTGATATCTGCCGGCCCTTCGATTTCGGCGAGGTCGACTTCGTCTTCAATTTCGCCTCGCCTGCCAGCCCGGCGGACTACATGCGCCTGGGACCGGAGACGCTGCGCGTCGGCTCCGACGGAACGGTCAACGCCCTGGAAGTCGCGAAGAAGTACGGCGCAGGCTTTCTACACGCTTCTACTTCGGAGTGCTACGGCGACCCGCTGCAGCACCCGCAAGTCGAAAGCTATTGGGGCAATGTCAATCCAATCGGCCCGCGTTCGGTCTACGACGAGGCGAAGCGCTTCAGCGAAGCGACTATCATGGCCTACCACCGGTACTACGGCGTTCGGTCCGGCATGGTGCGCATCTTTAACACCTATGGCCCACGGCTACAGCCCAACGACGGCCGCGTGATCAGCAACTTGATGATGCAGGCGTTGCGTGGCGAGCCCCTGACCATCTACGGCGATGGCAAGCAGACCCGCTCCTTTTGCTATGTCAGCGATCTGATCCGCGGCATCGTGCTGCTGGCGAAATCAGGAGAACCGCTGCCGACCAACATCGGCAACCCGGAGGAATGGACGATCCTGGAGTGTGCCGAGACGGTGCGCAAGGTGACCGGAACCACGTCCGAGATCACGTTCAAGCCCATGCCCGAAGACGATCCAAAACAACGCCGTCCGGACATCACCAAGGCACAGCGGATCCTCGGCTGGCAGCCCGAGGTGCCGCTGGAAGAAGGCTTGCGCAAATCCCTGGAATACTTCCGCTCGAAGGTGTAG
- a CDS encoding UDP-glucose dehydrogenase family protein, producing MDQPIKIAVVGSGYVGLVAAVCFAEIGHQVTCVDNDQTKVDALRGGDTLIHEEHLPELLNRYRNDRVVFSTDLGEATRQADAIFIAVGTPQSETGDADLSYVEAVANEIARHLDSYKVIVEKSTVPVYTNEWVRRTIERNGVDRQLFDVVSNPEFLREGSAVEDFLHPDRIVVGADSSRAAEVLSAIYKPLTGGSYYTRQNAIGGRLDDQSPAPLLLTSTKSAEIIKHASNAFLAMKISFINAVANLCEAADANVEQVARGIGLDSRIGPKFLRPGVGYGGSCFPKDVAAFRSVAEQLGVDFSLLSEVEKINVEQKKRFLRKVRSALWTLRGKRIGVLGLAFKGETDDIRESPALDLIEMLMGEGCSICAFDPAAMDRSRAVLPESGALQYAPDAYTAAENADALLILTDWAEFASLDLKRLKQTLRYPILLDGRNLYDPEAVASAGLSYVSVGRPAAHPVRQGEPALV from the coding sequence ATGGATCAGCCCATCAAGATCGCCGTCGTCGGTTCAGGGTACGTCGGCCTGGTAGCCGCCGTTTGTTTTGCAGAGATCGGTCACCAGGTGACTTGCGTCGACAACGATCAGACCAAAGTTGACGCGCTCCGCGGCGGCGACACCCTGATCCACGAGGAGCACCTGCCGGAGCTGCTGAACCGCTACCGCAACGATCGGGTCGTCTTCAGCACAGACCTGGGCGAGGCGACTCGCCAGGCAGATGCCATCTTTATCGCAGTGGGAACTCCGCAGTCGGAGACGGGTGATGCCGATCTGTCCTACGTGGAGGCCGTCGCAAACGAGATCGCCCGCCACCTGGACAGCTACAAGGTCATTGTGGAAAAGAGCACCGTTCCCGTTTACACCAACGAATGGGTTCGCCGCACCATCGAGCGCAACGGCGTGGATCGCCAGCTTTTCGATGTCGTCTCAAATCCCGAGTTCCTGCGCGAAGGTAGCGCGGTGGAAGACTTCTTGCACCCGGATCGCATTGTGGTGGGAGCGGACAGCTCGCGCGCCGCGGAGGTCCTGAGCGCCATCTACAAGCCGCTGACCGGCGGTTCCTACTACACCCGCCAGAACGCGATTGGCGGCCGCCTTGATGATCAGTCGCCGGCTCCGCTGCTACTCACTTCCACCAAGAGCGCCGAGATCATCAAGCACGCTTCCAACGCGTTCCTTGCCATGAAGATCTCCTTCATCAATGCCGTCGCCAACCTGTGCGAAGCCGCGGATGCGAACGTGGAACAGGTAGCGCGAGGCATCGGCCTTGACAGCCGCATCGGACCGAAGTTCCTGCGTCCCGGCGTGGGCTATGGCGGATCCTGCTTCCCGAAAGACGTCGCCGCCTTCCGCTCGGTCGCGGAGCAGCTCGGCGTCGACTTTTCGCTGCTCAGCGAAGTGGAAAAGATCAACGTCGAACAGAAGAAGCGCTTCCTGCGCAAGGTGCGGTCGGCGCTGTGGACGCTGCGCGGCAAGCGCATTGGCGTTCTGGGGCTGGCCTTCAAGGGCGAGACCGACGATATTCGCGAGAGCCCCGCTCTGGACTTGATCGAAATGCTCATGGGCGAAGGTTGCAGCATCTGCGCGTTCGATCCCGCTGCCATGGACCGCAGCCGGGCGGTGCTGCCCGAATCGGGAGCGCTGCAATACGCACCCGATGCATATACGGCGGCGGAGAATGCGGATGCCTTGCTCATCCTCACCGACTGGGCAGAGTTCGCTTCACTTGATCTGAAGCGCCTGAAGCAGACGTTGCGTTACCCCATCCTGCTGGACGGCCGCAACCTGTACGATCCGGAAGCGGTCGCGTCCGCTGGCCTGTCGTATGTCAGCGTTGGCCGTCCCGCCGCCCATCCAGTCCGGCAGGGTGAGCCGGCTCTGGTCTAA